The following coding sequences lie in one Candidatus Nitrospira allomarina genomic window:
- a CDS encoding arylsulfatase — MKTLLTACRLAVLLTLSGLTTAHAAETKPNIIIIWGDDIGQSNVSAYSHGVMGYQTPNIDRVAKEGMMFTDYYAEQSCTAGRSAFITGQNVFRTGLSKVGMPGAPIGMSKEDPSIAMLLKAQGYVTGQFGKNHLGDKDEHLPTAHGFDEFYGNLYHLNAEEEPEQPDYPKETDFPNFRKKFGPRGVIHSFANSDGTQKIEDTGPLTKKRMETIDDDIAARAAEFIEKQAKAGKPMFVWVNFTHMHFRTHPKPESVGQSGRWQSEYHDTMIDHDKNVGTVLDKLDELGLSDNTLVVYSTDNGPHMNSWPDAGMTPFRNEKNSNWEGAYRVPAMVRWPGHIQPGTVSNDIVSHLDWAPTLLAAAGEPDIKEKLQKGYQIGKMTYKVHLDGFNQLPYFTGQQKKSARESFLYFSDDGDLTGLRYDNWKVIFAQQRAAGTLAVWSEPFVKTRIPLLINLRMDPYERAPITSNTYWDWYIDHAYLLLPAQDYVGRFLGSFKEFPPRQKAASFTIDQVLETLQMGVGSK, encoded by the coding sequence ATGAAAACATTACTGACCGCTTGTAGGCTGGCCGTCTTGCTGACATTGAGCGGGCTGACGACAGCCCATGCCGCTGAAACAAAGCCGAACATCATTATCATCTGGGGCGACGATATAGGACAAAGCAATGTCAGCGCATACTCCCACGGCGTAATGGGCTACCAGACACCCAACATTGATCGTGTCGCGAAAGAGGGGATGATGTTCACAGATTATTACGCCGAGCAAAGCTGCACCGCCGGGCGTTCGGCCTTTATCACCGGCCAGAACGTTTTCCGTACGGGCTTGAGCAAGGTCGGCATGCCGGGCGCCCCCATCGGCATGAGCAAGGAAGACCCGTCCATCGCCATGTTGCTAAAGGCACAAGGGTATGTCACCGGCCAATTCGGTAAGAATCACCTGGGAGACAAGGACGAGCACCTCCCTACCGCCCATGGGTTCGATGAGTTTTATGGGAACCTGTATCACCTGAACGCCGAAGAGGAGCCGGAACAGCCCGATTATCCTAAAGAAACCGACTTCCCCAACTTCCGCAAAAAATTCGGCCCGCGCGGGGTGATTCATAGCTTTGCCAATTCTGACGGCACCCAGAAAATCGAGGACACCGGTCCTCTCACCAAGAAGCGAATGGAAACGATCGACGACGACATTGCCGCCCGTGCAGCGGAGTTCATCGAGAAACAGGCCAAGGCCGGCAAGCCGATGTTTGTCTGGGTCAATTTTACTCACATGCATTTCCGCACCCATCCCAAGCCGGAGAGTGTGGGCCAGTCCGGGCGATGGCAGAGTGAATACCACGACACGATGATCGATCACGACAAGAACGTCGGCACCGTACTCGACAAACTCGATGAATTGGGTCTTAGCGACAACACCCTCGTCGTGTATAGCACCGACAACGGACCTCACATGAATTCCTGGCCGGATGCCGGGATGACACCTTTTCGTAACGAGAAGAACTCCAACTGGGAAGGAGCCTATCGCGTCCCTGCCATGGTGCGCTGGCCCGGCCACATTCAGCCCGGCACCGTGTCCAACGACATTGTGTCCCACCTTGATTGGGCACCGACCCTCTTGGCCGCCGCCGGAGAGCCCGACATCAAGGAAAAACTGCAAAAGGGCTACCAGATTGGAAAAATGACGTACAAAGTACATTTGGACGGGTTTAACCAGTTACCGTACTTCACTGGCCAGCAGAAGAAGAGCGCTCGCGAATCATTCCTCTATTTTTCTGACGATGGGGATTTGACAGGTTTGCGCTACGACAACTGGAAGGTGATCTTTGCTCAGCAACGGGCAGCTGGTACCCTGGCGGTCTGGAGCGAGCCTTTCGTGAAGACCCGGATTCCCTTGCTCATCAATCTACGAATGGACCCGTACGAGCGGGCGCCGATTACGTCCAACACCTATTGGGACTGGTATATCGATCATGCTTACCTCCTCCTGCCGGCGCAGGATTATGTCGGCCGATTCTTAGGGTCCTTTAAAGAATTTCCGCCCCGTCAAAAGGCCGCCAGCTTCACCATCGACCAGGTGTTGGAAACTCTTCAAATGGGCGTAGGCAGCAAATAA
- a CDS encoding HAD family hydrolase: MNRTHTFVAACVFLIAPFSATLIYAADELPSWNDGLNKQAVVNFVQRVTTPGPDFVPEAARIGVFDNDGTLWAEQPMYFQLFFALDRVKALAPQHPEWKTTEPFASLLQGDVKGALAGGEHAILKIVMATHAGMTTAEFETTVKDWIATAKHPKTKRLLTEMVYQPMLELLAYLRTNGFKTFIVSGGGIDFMRPWTEHVYGIPPEQVVGSSGKLKYALRDGDPVLVKLPEINFIDDKDGKPVGIQTHIGRRPILAFGNSDGDLQMLQWTASGNGARFMALIHHTDAEREWAYDRKSSIGHLDKALDEAKGKGWTVVDMEKDWKAVYPYHRHSGDMSMSESSDR; the protein is encoded by the coding sequence ATGAACCGCACCCATACTTTCGTTGCGGCCTGTGTCTTTTTGATCGCCCCATTCTCCGCAACGCTGATCTACGCCGCAGACGAGCTTCCATCCTGGAACGACGGCCTGAACAAACAGGCCGTCGTGAACTTTGTCCAACGTGTCACCACACCAGGTCCCGACTTTGTGCCTGAAGCTGCTCGCATTGGTGTTTTTGACAACGATGGCACGCTTTGGGCGGAACAGCCCATGTACTTCCAATTGTTCTTTGCACTTGACCGCGTCAAAGCCCTCGCGCCACAACATCCCGAATGGAAAACCACGGAGCCGTTCGCCTCCCTGCTCCAAGGGGATGTAAAGGGCGCTCTGGCGGGCGGTGAACACGCAATCCTCAAAATCGTCATGGCCACCCACGCGGGGATGACGACGGCTGAGTTTGAGACAACCGTGAAAGACTGGATTGCGACCGCGAAACATCCCAAGACCAAACGTCTGCTCACTGAAATGGTGTATCAGCCCATGTTGGAGTTGCTGGCGTATCTTCGGACGAATGGTTTCAAGACGTTCATTGTTTCCGGCGGCGGCATCGATTTCATGCGGCCCTGGACCGAGCACGTGTATGGAATCCCACCCGAACAGGTCGTCGGCAGCAGCGGCAAACTGAAATATGCGTTGCGCGATGGGGATCCGGTACTCGTCAAGCTTCCTGAAATCAACTTCATTGACGACAAGGACGGCAAACCTGTCGGCATTCAGACGCACATCGGTCGAAGGCCCATTCTGGCCTTCGGCAACTCAGACGGCGATCTTCAAATGCTCCAGTGGACGGCAAGCGGAAATGGAGCACGCTTCATGGCTCTCATCCACCACACCGACGCTGAGCGTGAATGGGCCTATGACCGCAAATCATCCATCGGCCATCTAGATAAGGCACTGGACGAAGCAAAAGGCAAAGGGTGGACGGTGGTAGATATGGAAAAGGATTGGAAGGCCGTCTATCCGTATCACAGGCATAGCGGTGATATGTCAATGTCCGAATCCTCGGATAGATGA
- a CDS encoding TMEM175 family protein, whose translation MRNWSRGIFLGHLTSLERLNALTDGVYAIVITLLVLDLKVPETPGLTTGQLLTDLQEQIPNFAAWILSFYMAAFLWMRNFWILKHLQKCDEKTFWLNFVHLMFVSLIPYSASLLGHYEEDAVAVIIFSSTLGLASFSLLILHQYVAAKRDWHLDGAPKLWTNPNLWAMYPAPIFAIGSILISFNNVNGAIAFWFLAPVWARFFSQR comes from the coding sequence ATGAGGAATTGGAGTCGAGGCATATTTTTAGGCCATCTCACCTCACTTGAACGGCTCAATGCCCTCACAGACGGTGTGTACGCAATTGTGATCACCCTTCTGGTGCTGGATCTGAAGGTGCCTGAAACTCCTGGACTGACCACAGGCCAGCTTCTTACCGACCTTCAAGAGCAGATCCCAAATTTTGCTGCCTGGATACTCAGTTTTTATATGGCGGCGTTTCTGTGGATGAGGAATTTTTGGATTCTCAAGCACCTGCAGAAATGCGATGAAAAGACATTCTGGTTGAACTTTGTTCATCTGATGTTTGTATCGCTCATCCCTTACTCTGCCTCGTTGCTCGGTCATTACGAAGAAGATGCCGTTGCGGTCATCATTTTTTCCTCAACTCTTGGTCTGGCTAGTTTTTCTTTATTGATCCTCCACCAGTATGTGGCGGCCAAACGCGATTGGCATCTGGATGGTGCACCCAAGCTCTGGACGAATCCGAACTTGTGGGCCATGTACCCCGCACCAATTTTTGCGATAGGTTCTATTCTCATCTCTTTCAACAACGTCAATGGCGCGATTGCCTTCTGGTTCCTCGCGCCCGTCTGGGCGCGCTTTTTCTCACAGAGATAA